The Ketogulonicigenium robustum nucleotide sequence TAGGTGACCGCCGCGTTCCAGTTTTCCGGCACGGGGTAATCTGCGGTGTTCAGCAGATCGGTGACCGTTTCCGTCGGAGCGAAGCCGGAAATGCGCCGAACGATTGCCGCGCGATCTGTGGCACTGGGGATCAACCCGATCAAGGATACAGCGTCTTCGTTGCGAAGCATCTCGATAGAAAAGACGGGCGCGGCGATGTCGCTGGGGGGGCGGACCGACATGTTGTCGACTACACGCGCGCCATCGACCATGGTTGCAGCCGCTGACATGGCGTGCAGGCGGGCAACCTCGTTCGGAGCCTCGCCCTCGATCACCACTTGCAGGCCGTCGGCCAAAACCGTCGCCCACTCCATGCCTTGCTGTTGCAAGGCGCCGGTCACAGCCTCGGCCGAGCTACGTTCGACCAGCACGACGGCACCGCCAGCCCCGACGGCGCAAATGCCAGCTGCGGCGACAAACGCCAGCGCCTGATAGGTGATACGGGGTAGGGCCATAAGCTACGCGGATCTGTTCATACTGTTGCCGCGTGATAGGCCCTTATCCCCCGGTGATCAATTGCAGCGCGATGGCGGTGGCGGAAAACAGCACAAACAGCAACCCGCCATCGCGGTTTGACCGGAAAAGGCGCAGCAAAAGCGGGCTGTCGGCCGGATCAAATCGCCGCAACTGCCACGCAATTTGCAACCCCAACGCCAGTGGGGCCATCAGCGCAACGAGTACGACGGTCACATGTGCGCCCCAAACCGCGATTAAAACCGCTGCGGCGCTGAGGATGACGGCAATCAGCCCGAACCGCACCAGCCAGCGTGGGCTATCGTCGCCAAACAGGCGTGCGGTCGACTTTACGCCGATCAGTGCGTCGTCCTCGTAGTCCTGATGGGCGTAGATGGTGTCGTAAAACAGCGTCCAAGCGATGCCGGCCAGATACAAAACGACCGCCGGCCACCCGAGGCTGCCGGTATGTGCCGTCCACCCCAGCAGCGCGCCCCAATTGAAGGCGATGCCCAAAAACGCCTGCGGCCACCATGTAAAGCGCTTCGCGAACGGGTAGACCAGCACCGGCACCAGCGCCAGCACCCCCAACACAATGGCGCCGGTGTTGAACGTTAGCAAAATCAACGCGGACAGGCCAGTCTGAATCGCCATCCAAGCCAGTGCGCCGCGCACCGTGACCTGCCCCGACGGGATGGGCCGCTGGCGCGTCCGCTCGACCCGCCCGTCGATGTCGCGGTCGGTGATGTCGTTCCAGGTGCAGCCTGCGCCGCGCATCAAAAACGCGCCCAAGGCACAGCCGGCGGCGATCCACAGGTCGTACCAGCCCAACCGTCCGTCATGCAAAATCGCCAGCAGCAGCGACCACCAGCAGGGCAGCAGCAACAGCCACGTGCCAATGGGGCGGTCGGCGCGCGACAGGCGCAGCCACGGGCGCCAGCGGGCGGGGGCGCGCTCGGCCCAGTTGTCGGCGCTGTCGGCCACACGTTCTTGGGGCGGGGGGGCTGGCGTGTGCGGGGCGCTGCGCATATCTTCGTTCCATGACAAGCAAGATCCGCCTCTTTGTAGACCAACCACTGTCCCTTGGGCAAACCGTTCCCCTGACCAGCGATCAGGCGAATTACCTGTTCAATGTCATGCGCTTGCAGGTGGGGGCAGTACTGTCGCTGATCAACGGCCGCGATGGCGAATGGGATGGCACGGTCGTCCACGCTGCCAAACGCGCTGGCGCGTTGCAGGTTGGCGCGCAAACCCGTCCGCTACAGCCGCCGCCCGACCTGTGGCTGGCCTTTGCGCCGATCAAAAAGGCGCGTACAGATTTCATCGTCGAAAAAGCGACCGAGCTGGGCGCCGCGCGAATCATTCCCGTCCTGACCGACCACACCAATTCCGAGCGGGTGCGCCGCGACCGCCTGCAAGCCCACGCGCTGGAGGCGGTCGAGCAATGCGGCGGCACCTTCCTGCCCGAGGTTGCAGACCCCACCGCTTTGGGCGCGTTTCTGGACAGCTTCCCCGCTGAACGTCACCTGTGGTTTTGCGACGAGGCACTGGTCGGCCAA carries:
- a CDS encoding 16S rRNA (uracil(1498)-N(3))-methyltransferase, giving the protein MTSKIRLFVDQPLSLGQTVPLTSDQANYLFNVMRLQVGAVLSLINGRDGEWDGTVVHAAKRAGALQVGAQTRPLQPPPDLWLAFAPIKKARTDFIVEKATELGAARIIPVLTDHTNSERVRRDRLQAHALEAVEQCGGTFLPEVADPTALGAFLDSFPAERHLWFCDEALVGQSAGFPPDAPAGPSCILIGPEGGFSARERDRLRALPFARSIALGPRILRADTAAVAALTLWQARMGDWGHHG
- the ubiA gene encoding 4-hydroxybenzoate octaprenyltransferase, whose amino-acid sequence is MRSAPHTPAPPPQERVADSADNWAERAPARWRPWLRLSRADRPIGTWLLLLPCWWSLLLAILHDGRLGWYDLWIAAGCALGAFLMRGAGCTWNDITDRDIDGRVERTRQRPIPSGQVTVRGALAWMAIQTGLSALILLTFNTGAIVLGVLALVPVLVYPFAKRFTWWPQAFLGIAFNWGALLGWTAHTGSLGWPAVVLYLAGIAWTLFYDTIYAHQDYEDDALIGVKSTARLFGDDSPRWLVRFGLIAVILSAAAVLIAVWGAHVTVVLVALMAPLALGLQIAWQLRRFDPADSPLLLRLFRSNRDGGLLFVLFSATAIALQLITGG